One genomic segment of Pseudodesulfovibrio sp. JC047 includes these proteins:
- a CDS encoding tetratricopeptide repeat protein encodes MTKQSEPRTSQAIHAAIDIVEKEAPGGAEVLFMAAMLANAPLPYDYALSMDGTPHNPALINPAAAFFAATALIDPLVAHELIDVDADRQIFILKPDVRTVLLDSMDAEHKASWASRAIYGLNLSLPDAEPQNWPMVQWLMPHILACRDLIKKLDVNTAAANRVLHQTGFSFYHQQRFDEALEFLNAAMAVDVALKGRQHPDIVADLEGLATVHRAAKHDEHAETFFLRCLGLQKEIFTDGNIATAPTLNSLGVIRHETGRLDEAEASFEACLTVLRDASDAPHPTMASCLSNMARLYETMSQPERALGLAQQALTINRELYGDQHPDVAENHTTIAQLHDRLNDPVQAEIHFKHSLAICEQVYGPDHPETAQAQCTMALFLSSLGRDAEAFEFFNQGLTAYEDALGPQHPLFESALNNFTALLQKCADSEQHPLRAEAEARLQKIVEKAGQP; translated from the coding sequence GTGACCAAACAGAGTGAGCCTCGAACCAGTCAGGCCATACATGCAGCCATCGACATTGTGGAAAAAGAGGCCCCGGGGGGCGCAGAAGTCCTTTTCATGGCCGCCATGCTTGCCAATGCACCATTGCCCTACGATTATGCCCTGTCCATGGACGGGACCCCGCACAATCCGGCACTCATCAATCCGGCGGCAGCATTTTTCGCAGCCACGGCACTCATCGACCCACTCGTGGCCCATGAGCTGATCGACGTCGATGCGGACCGACAAATTTTCATTCTCAAACCCGATGTCCGGACCGTCCTTCTGGACAGCATGGACGCTGAACACAAAGCCTCCTGGGCGAGCCGGGCCATCTACGGTCTCAATCTCTCCTTGCCGGACGCGGAGCCACAGAACTGGCCCATGGTTCAATGGCTCATGCCGCACATTCTGGCCTGTCGAGATCTCATCAAAAAGCTGGATGTGAACACCGCCGCCGCCAATCGGGTTTTGCACCAGACAGGTTTTTCCTTCTATCACCAGCAACGGTTTGACGAAGCTCTTGAGTTCCTGAACGCCGCCATGGCAGTGGATGTGGCCCTGAAAGGTCGTCAGCACCCGGATATTGTCGCCGACCTTGAAGGACTGGCAACCGTGCACCGGGCCGCAAAACATGACGAACATGCCGAAACCTTTTTCCTGCGATGTCTTGGCCTGCAAAAGGAAATTTTTACGGATGGCAACATCGCGACCGCCCCGACCCTCAACAGTCTCGGAGTGATCCGACACGAAACAGGACGACTGGATGAAGCCGAAGCCTCATTTGAAGCGTGCCTGACTGTGCTACGAGATGCGTCGGATGCCCCGCATCCGACCATGGCATCCTGCCTGTCCAACATGGCCCGGCTGTATGAAACCATGAGTCAGCCCGAACGCGCGCTGGGATTGGCGCAACAAGCCCTCACCATCAATCGAGAACTGTATGGAGACCAGCACCCGGATGTGGCCGAAAATCACACCACCATCGCACAATTGCATGACCGTCTGAACGATCCCGTCCAGGCCGAAATACACTTCAAGCACAGCCTCGCCATCTGCGAACAGGTCTATGGCCCGGATCACCCGGAAACCGCCCAGGCCCAATGCACCATGGCCCTGTTTCTCAGTTCTCTTGGGCGAGATGCAGAAGCATTCGAATTTTTCAACCAAGGGCTGACCGCGTATGAAGACGCTCTCGGTCCCCAGCATCCATTATTTGAATCGGCCTTGAACAACTTCACTGCCCTGCTGCAAAAATGTGCTGATTCAGAGCAGCACCCACTCCGTGCCGAGGCCGAAGCCCGGTTGCAAAAAATCGTGGAAAAGGCCGGGCAACCATGA
- a CDS encoding GGDEF domain-containing protein, giving the protein MSTPQRTFHRPKTRYRIFYILSIMALAVLFCLSFGIIYTLIVTPPESPGTLMRMVYLIMIAGFLILAAQALLILKRVMAVMDCDAATAGEMTERLEQLAILDDLTKAYNRGKFETVTTRELGNVRRYGHTLSGIMFDVDDFKTINETHGYTTGDKLLANLAYYVNSKLRTNDYLFRWRGGKFIILTPHTDIDKATLVAEKLRQIVSHKLFGGTIRLSISLGVAQASAKDTTDTFMHQLQTALTGAKNAGKNTVTVIGNGTLSSL; this is encoded by the coding sequence ATGAGCACACCACAGCGAACATTTCATCGGCCCAAAACTCGATACAGGATTTTTTACATCCTCAGTATCATGGCGCTCGCGGTCTTGTTCTGTCTGTCTTTCGGCATCATATACACCTTGATCGTCACCCCGCCAGAATCACCGGGCACACTGATGCGCATGGTCTATCTCATCATGATCGCGGGATTTCTCATTCTCGCGGCACAGGCTCTGCTCATTCTCAAGCGAGTCATGGCGGTCATGGATTGCGACGCGGCCACAGCGGGAGAAATGACGGAGCGCCTCGAACAACTGGCGATTCTCGATGATCTGACCAAAGCATACAACCGGGGAAAATTCGAAACGGTCACCACAAGGGAACTCGGCAATGTCCGCCGATACGGACACACCCTGTCCGGCATCATGTTTGACGTGGATGATTTCAAGACCATCAACGAGACCCACGGATATACGACAGGAGACAAACTGCTGGCGAATCTGGCCTATTACGTCAACAGCAAACTCAGAACCAACGACTACCTCTTCCGGTGGCGTGGCGGGAAATTCATCATCCTCACCCCGCACACCGATATCGACAAGGCCACGCTGGTCGCGGAAAAACTTCGCCAAATCGTGTCGCATAAACTCTTTGGCGGCACAATCAGACTCTCTATCTCCCTAGGTGTGGCCCAGGCCTCGGCCAAAGACACCACGGACACCTTCATGCATCAACTCCAAACGGCATTGACCGGAGCAAAAAACGCCGGGAAAAACACCGTCACCGTCATTGGAAACGGAACGCTTTCTTCACTCTAA
- a CDS encoding carbohydrate kinase gives MRPTLALGLGEILWDILPESRTLGGAPANFAYHINGLGGYGVPVSCVGDDVLGREALTQLAQQGLNVHAITVDPEHPTGTVNARIDYQGVASYIFPDDVAWDFLAPNHTAMTLASKAQALCFGTLAQRSEVSQKAIQEVILAAPQALKIYDINLRQRFYTSEIISHSLDMTDVLKINDEELALVTRLLSLPSGEQEALHTLMLRHSLKLAVLTRGEKGSLLLSHTSFSDLPGESVPIKDTIGAGDAFTAALALAYLNGQSLDEINRYATMVAAYVCGCSGAMPELPDTFKI, from the coding sequence ATGAGACCAACCCTTGCTCTGGGATTGGGAGAGATTCTGTGGGATATCTTGCCGGAATCCCGGACGCTTGGGGGTGCCCCGGCAAATTTTGCGTATCACATCAACGGACTGGGCGGATATGGCGTCCCAGTCTCCTGCGTGGGCGACGACGTATTGGGCCGCGAGGCCCTCACACAACTGGCGCAACAGGGACTGAATGTCCATGCCATCACCGTTGACCCGGAGCATCCTACCGGCACGGTCAACGCCCGCATCGATTATCAGGGCGTCGCATCGTATATTTTCCCTGACGACGTGGCCTGGGATTTCCTCGCGCCCAACCACACAGCCATGACCCTGGCCTCCAAGGCGCAGGCCCTGTGCTTCGGCACACTGGCCCAACGCTCCGAGGTGTCACAAAAGGCCATCCAAGAGGTCATTCTCGCCGCGCCGCAGGCCTTGAAAATCTATGACATCAACCTGCGACAACGATTTTACACCTCTGAAATCATTTCTCATTCTCTTGATATGACCGATGTTCTCAAGATCAATGATGAAGAGCTGGCATTGGTGACTCGATTGCTGAGTCTACCGTCCGGCGAACAGGAAGCCCTGCACACGCTCATGCTTCGGCACTCGCTCAAGTTGGCGGTACTGACCCGTGGTGAGAAGGGAAGCCTGCTCCTGTCCCACACCTCATTTTCTGACCTGCCGGGTGAATCCGTTCCGATCAAGGACACGATCGGAGCCGGGGACGCATTCACTGCCGCGCTGGCTCTCGCCTATCTGAACGGCCAATCCCTTGACGAAATCAACCGATATGCCACCATGGTAGCCGCGTATGTCTGCGGGTGCTCCGGGGCCATGCCCGAGCTGCCGGACACGTTCAAAATCTAG
- a CDS encoding nitroreductase family protein, whose amino-acid sequence MFVDTDKCKQCGACLDECPFDLIVEGKNGFPKLRLAAKKTCIDCGHCVAVCPVGAVSLPQMPVTNGLAPEACLSMQKDFRVSPDQADQFLRGRRSVRSYKDKVVPEDVLNHLFRVSRFAPSAKNGQPARWIVTRSPEATHRLAGMTVEYMATHSVLPGVVKNWARGIDKVLHGAPHVAVAHAPEDGFNPAEDCSLSAAYLELAAHAHGLGACWAGFLMEVAEGCCAIREELGIPEGHGVYAALVLGYPKYRYKRIPTRRDVEVTWLD is encoded by the coding sequence ATGTTCGTAGATACAGATAAATGCAAGCAATGTGGCGCGTGTCTGGACGAGTGCCCTTTTGACTTGATCGTCGAAGGAAAAAACGGGTTTCCCAAGCTTCGTCTCGCGGCCAAGAAAACGTGTATCGATTGCGGCCATTGCGTGGCAGTTTGCCCCGTGGGTGCAGTTTCGTTGCCGCAGATGCCGGTTACCAACGGTCTGGCTCCCGAGGCCTGTCTGTCCATGCAGAAGGACTTCAGGGTTTCGCCAGATCAGGCCGATCAGTTCCTGCGTGGTCGACGGTCGGTCCGCTCGTACAAGGACAAGGTCGTTCCCGAGGATGTCTTGAATCATTTGTTCCGGGTGTCCCGATTCGCTCCCAGTGCTAAAAACGGGCAACCGGCTCGGTGGATCGTGACCCGATCTCCGGAAGCGACCCATCGTCTGGCCGGAATGACCGTGGAGTACATGGCGACACATTCCGTGCTTCCCGGTGTGGTCAAGAATTGGGCACGAGGCATTGACAAGGTTTTGCACGGTGCGCCGCATGTGGCCGTGGCCCACGCGCCCGAAGATGGATTCAACCCCGCCGAGGATTGTTCGCTGTCCGCAGCATATCTGGAATTGGCAGCCCATGCCCATGGCCTTGGTGCCTGCTGGGCCGGATTCCTCATGGAAGTGGCCGAAGGGTGCTGTGCCATTCGTGAAGAGCTTGGTATTCCCGAGGGGCACGGTGTGTACGCCGCGCTTGTGCTTGGGTATCCGAAATATCGGTATAAACGGATTCCGACCCGGCGCGATGTCGAGGTGACCTGGTTGGATTAG
- a CDS encoding ABC transporter ATP-binding protein: protein MAETTPILELRNVVSTYGRIRALKGISLKVYDGEIVSVIGANGAGKSTTLMTMCNVVKAVEGDILYKGERINDVAPEKLPPMGLCQVPEGRRIFPRLTVLENLDMGAFFRHGKTQIKDDLERVLDLFPKLRERRRQLGGTLSGGEQQMLAMARALMSRPKVLLLDEPSMGLAPLLVKQIFDIVRMINEQGVTVVLVEQNANLALQAARRGYVLETGRVVMADDADRLLSNPDIRKAYLGE from the coding sequence ATGGCAGAGACAACACCGATATTGGAATTGAGGAATGTGGTTTCGACCTATGGCCGAATTCGGGCCTTGAAGGGGATTTCCCTCAAGGTATACGATGGCGAGATTGTGTCGGTCATCGGGGCTAATGGGGCGGGCAAATCCACGACGTTGATGACCATGTGCAATGTGGTCAAGGCCGTTGAAGGGGACATCCTGTACAAGGGCGAGCGTATCAACGATGTGGCTCCTGAGAAATTGCCGCCCATGGGGTTGTGTCAGGTCCCGGAAGGACGACGGATTTTCCCGCGTCTGACAGTGCTTGAGAACCTCGATATGGGGGCGTTTTTTCGTCATGGAAAGACGCAGATCAAGGACGATTTGGAGCGGGTGCTCGATCTGTTTCCCAAACTCCGTGAACGCCGTCGACAGTTGGGCGGGACGTTGTCCGGCGGAGAACAGCAGATGCTGGCCATGGCTCGGGCCTTGATGAGTCGTCCGAAGGTGTTGTTGCTCGATGAACCGTCCATGGGACTGGCTCCGTTGTTGGTGAAACAGATTTTCGACATCGTGCGGATGATTAATGAGCAGGGAGTGACCGTGGTGCTGGTCGAGCAGAACGCGAATCTCGCCTTGCAGGCGGCCCGACGGGGATACGTGCTGGAAACGGGCCGGGTGGTCATGGCCGATGACGCGGACCGGCTGCTGTCCAATCCGGATATCAGAAAGGCCTATCTCGGCGAATAG
- a CDS encoding EAL domain-containing protein: protein MPRINPISLFKQTPVRVLLPSALMLLLFAGSIFLYFLPSLEKELMNSKKEIIREMTSSVIGSLNHLQSQVEQGTISRETAMTTAKGLVKALRYGRDSKDYFWISDMDARMVIHPYLPELDGQDLSEFRDLRGTPLFTTFADTIRQNGSGFVEYYWQWKDQPEQIAHKISYIRPFKPWGWILGTGMYIDDVTAEIAIYRNKIAVMFFAILVSISLLSLYIIRQTYLSEQKKASIQKQRERLVKVLQESEERYRTIADFAYDWETWVDGNGTILYCSPACKRITGYPPERFFATPELVRDIIIEEDRPTWDDYCVSANTDQGDSLDFRITSAHGDPRWLSVVGRAVSGIGGKPLGIRFSFRDITERKHMEEQLRHQALHDPLTNLANRTVCLDRLGQAMHRAKRRDNYFFAVIFLDLDRFKVINDSLGHHFGDMVLIETATRLSEEMRGLDTVSRFGGDEFVLLLDELASPGEAIRIIKRIRKKMSTPFHFYDKEVQTTASFGIVLSPIGDSKPADILQQANIAMHHAKDTGRNRFRVFTERMLETAVDQLSLENDMRRGLEADEFHLEYQPILNLDDSDLRGFEALIRWQHPKRGILAPSDFIPIAEESGLIIQLGEWVLHTALKTLAHWRELTPNAKDITMSVNLSSKQFSRLRLDQMVIRALKESGLPPSSLQLEITESAIMNNTESAIRSLHRLRKAGIHFSIDDFGTGYSSLSQLQQLPVDTLKVDRGFVSRMRIDQENMDIVRAVIALAHSLGLGVIAEGVETTDQLCSLINLKCENVQGFFFHQPMVDQQALRLILDRTNGEKTTSREKIEKAKQNCGCG from the coding sequence ATGCCTCGAATCAACCCCATTTCACTCTTCAAACAGACGCCCGTCCGCGTGCTTCTTCCGTCTGCGCTCATGCTCCTGCTCTTTGCCGGGTCCATCTTCCTCTATTTCCTGCCATCGCTGGAAAAAGAACTCATGAACTCAAAAAAAGAAATCATCAGGGAAATGACTAGCTCGGTCATCGGCTCTCTGAACCATCTGCAATCTCAGGTTGAACAGGGAACAATTTCCCGCGAGACTGCAATGACAACGGCAAAAGGACTCGTCAAAGCTCTGCGATATGGTCGAGATTCCAAGGACTATTTTTGGATATCCGACATGGATGCCCGTATGGTCATACATCCCTATCTCCCGGAACTTGATGGACAGGATCTTTCGGAATTCAGGGACCTGCGTGGAACCCCGCTTTTCACGACTTTTGCCGATACCATTCGCCAGAATGGCAGCGGATTTGTCGAATATTATTGGCAATGGAAAGACCAGCCCGAACAGATCGCCCACAAAATTTCATATATACGCCCATTCAAACCTTGGGGCTGGATTCTGGGGACAGGCATGTACATAGACGATGTTACCGCTGAAATCGCCATCTATCGCAACAAAATCGCGGTCATGTTCTTTGCCATCCTCGTCAGTATTTCCCTGCTCTCACTCTACATCATCCGGCAAACCTATTTATCCGAACAAAAAAAGGCCTCGATCCAGAAACAACGGGAACGGCTGGTCAAAGTGCTTCAGGAAAGCGAGGAGCGGTACCGGACCATTGCGGATTTCGCCTATGATTGGGAAACATGGGTGGATGGGAATGGCACCATTCTCTATTGTTCTCCGGCCTGCAAACGCATCACCGGCTATCCGCCGGAACGGTTTTTCGCCACCCCGGAACTGGTTCGCGACATCATCATTGAGGAGGACCGCCCGACCTGGGACGACTATTGTGTCAGCGCAAACACGGATCAAGGCGATTCGCTGGATTTTCGCATCACCTCGGCACATGGCGATCCCCGGTGGCTTAGCGTGGTGGGCCGGGCCGTGTCCGGTATCGGCGGCAAGCCTCTGGGTATCCGGTTCAGCTTTCGTGACATCACCGAGCGCAAGCACATGGAAGAACAACTCAGGCATCAGGCATTGCACGATCCTTTGACCAATCTGGCAAATCGAACGGTATGCCTGGACCGACTCGGGCAGGCAATGCACCGGGCCAAACGGCGTGACAACTACTTTTTTGCCGTGATCTTTCTGGATCTCGACCGTTTCAAGGTCATCAACGACTCATTGGGGCACCACTTCGGCGACATGGTCTTGATCGAAACAGCCACCCGCCTTTCCGAAGAAATGCGCGGACTGGACACGGTCTCCCGGTTCGGCGGCGATGAATTCGTGCTGTTGCTGGATGAACTCGCCAGTCCGGGCGAAGCCATACGCATCATCAAGCGCATCCGTAAAAAAATGTCCACCCCCTTTCATTTCTATGACAAGGAAGTCCAAACCACCGCCAGTTTCGGCATTGTGCTGAGTCCCATTGGCGACAGCAAGCCAGCAGACATCCTGCAACAGGCCAACATCGCCATGCACCACGCAAAGGACACAGGACGCAATCGGTTCAGAGTCTTTACCGAACGCATGTTGGAAACCGCCGTGGACCAGCTCAGTCTGGAAAATGATATGCGCAGGGGACTTGAGGCCGATGAATTTCATCTGGAATATCAGCCCATTCTCAATTTGGACGATTCGGACTTGCGAGGATTTGAAGCATTGATCCGATGGCAGCACCCGAAACGAGGAATTCTTGCCCCGTCCGACTTCATCCCCATTGCCGAAGAATCCGGCCTTATCATCCAATTGGGAGAATGGGTCCTGCATACAGCACTGAAAACCCTGGCGCACTGGCGGGAACTCACCCCGAACGCAAAAGACATCACCATGTCCGTCAACCTCTCCAGCAAACAATTCAGCCGACTCAGGCTGGATCAGATGGTTATCCGAGCCTTGAAGGAATCTGGACTGCCCCCGTCCAGCCTCCAACTTGAAATCACGGAATCAGCCATCATGAACAACACGGAATCAGCAATCCGATCCCTGCACCGTCTGCGCAAGGCGGGCATCCATTTTTCCATCGACGATTTCGGAACAGGCTATTCCTCGTTATCTCAACTCCAACAACTACCAGTGGACACCCTCAAAGTGGATCGGGGGTTTGTATCCCGCATGAGAATCGATCAGGAGAACATGGACATCGTCCGCGCAGTCATTGCGCTGGCACACTCGTTGGGACTCGGCGTCATTGCAGAAGGCGTCGAAACCACGGACCAACTCTGTTCCCTTATCAATTTGAAATGCGAAAATGTTCAGGGATTTTTCTTTCATCAACCCATGGTAGACCAACAGGCCCTCCGCCTTATCCTCGACAGGACCAACGGAGAAAAAACCACTTCCCGTGAAAAAATCGAAAAAGCAAAGCAAAACTGTGGGTGTGGCTAG
- a CDS encoding branched-chain amino acid ABC transporter permease, with amino-acid sequence MLTIRESKKLWIGCGVGLVWFFILLWPLLGVTPEGLEFGKTFKVFGTVAVAVVFIMLVYQIKEAGYLDSLGTPMTSVTGAIGQLYAKTPRWLLLASVLACALVFPLVTGRYAHDVSISVLIYICLGLGLNIVVGLAGLLDLGYIAFYGVGAYTYALMSLHFGLSFWLCLPISALTAAIAGCVIGYPTLRMRGDYLAIVTLGFGEIVRLILNNWMALTNGPNGILSIPRPEIFGWSFKPLWSMYYVILAIAIVTIVAVYRLNYSRIGRAWEAIREDETAAELMGVNTFLLKLLAYATGATFAGFAGAFFAARMKFVGPESFTFLESAMVLAMVVLGGMGSIPGVILGVLALVALPEMFRELETYRMLVFGGVMTLMMLIRPAGIWPAKRVGRRSEDAE; translated from the coding sequence ATGTTGACGATACGCGAGTCTAAAAAACTGTGGATAGGCTGCGGTGTCGGCCTGGTCTGGTTTTTCATCCTGCTCTGGCCGCTGCTCGGTGTGACGCCCGAAGGGTTGGAGTTCGGCAAGACCTTCAAGGTCTTTGGGACCGTGGCCGTGGCCGTGGTTTTCATCATGCTTGTGTATCAGATCAAGGAAGCCGGGTATCTGGATTCCTTGGGAACACCGATGACTTCGGTGACCGGGGCCATCGGTCAGCTTTATGCGAAGACACCCCGCTGGCTTTTGTTGGCGAGTGTCCTTGCGTGCGCCCTGGTGTTCCCGCTGGTCACAGGTCGATATGCCCATGACGTGTCTATTTCCGTCCTTATTTATATTTGTTTGGGACTGGGATTGAATATTGTGGTCGGTTTGGCTGGCCTGCTCGATCTTGGCTATATCGCGTTTTACGGGGTCGGAGCGTACACCTATGCGCTCATGAGTTTGCATTTCGGCTTGTCATTCTGGCTGTGCCTGCCCATTTCCGCGCTGACGGCGGCCATTGCCGGGTGTGTCATCGGGTATCCGACCCTGCGAATGCGGGGGGATTATCTTGCTATCGTCACCCTTGGGTTCGGTGAGATCGTCCGACTTATCCTGAATAATTGGATGGCCTTGACCAATGGGCCAAACGGTATCCTGTCCATTCCCCGTCCAGAAATATTCGGGTGGAGTTTCAAGCCGCTCTGGTCCATGTATTACGTGATTTTGGCGATTGCCATCGTCACCATCGTGGCGGTCTATCGATTGAATTATTCGAGGATCGGGCGGGCGTGGGAGGCCATTCGTGAAGATGAAACCGCTGCGGAACTCATGGGTGTGAACACCTTTTTGCTGAAATTGTTGGCATACGCCACGGGTGCGACCTTTGCGGGGTTTGCCGGGGCGTTTTTTGCGGCGCGCATGAAATTTGTGGGACCGGAGTCTTTCACGTTTTTGGAATCCGCCATGGTGTTGGCCATGGTCGTGCTCGGCGGCATGGGGTCCATTCCGGGGGTGATTCTCGGGGTTTTGGCCCTGGTGGCCCTGCCCGAGATGTTTCGTGAGTTGGAAACCTATCGTATGCTTGTTTTTGGTGGCGTCATGACGCTGATGATGCTGATTCGTCCGGCTGGTATCTGGCCTGCGAAACGGGTGGGCCGCCGGTCCGAAGACGCTGAATAA